From the Paludisphaera mucosa genome, one window contains:
- a CDS encoding Gfo/Idh/MocA family protein has protein sequence MTERWTRRELLAYSAFGAAATGLAPRTRAGQDAPAVPKASGSPNEAIVLGFIGVGGMGSGLLNIFKEFPDVRVAAVCDVYEPHARRAREAAGGKPDVYGDFRKVLDRKDVDAVVIATPDHWHAIPTIMACQAEKDVYCEKPLTHRVAEGRAVANAAAKYKRVTQMGNLIHAGENYHRVVEIVRSGVLGKITKTRAWMAASRENLGRPADASPPAGCDYDYWLGPAPERPFNINRFTFNWRWYWDYGGGILTDFCCHLIDLVHWAMEVDAPRTISATGGRFASDDSAETPDTLEVAYEYEKGDDKFLLSWSQTDASDHGFDGKPQGVMFQGTEATLVANYKEHQIFPVKGKTIAEAPRSLPRSVGHHREWLDAIRSRATCSCNFEYGHRLTSVGELGNISLWTGEKLVWDAAAERITNHVEANQFLTKEYRKPWVLPTV, from the coding sequence ATGACCGAACGATGGACGAGGCGAGAGTTGCTGGCCTATTCGGCCTTCGGGGCCGCGGCGACGGGCCTCGCCCCACGCACCCGCGCCGGCCAGGACGCGCCGGCCGTACCGAAAGCCAGCGGTTCGCCCAACGAGGCGATCGTGCTGGGCTTCATCGGGGTCGGGGGCATGGGATCGGGCCTGCTGAACATCTTCAAAGAGTTCCCGGACGTCCGCGTCGCGGCGGTCTGCGACGTGTACGAGCCGCACGCTCGTCGCGCTCGGGAGGCCGCCGGCGGCAAGCCCGACGTCTACGGCGACTTCCGCAAGGTGCTCGACCGCAAGGACGTGGACGCCGTGGTGATCGCCACGCCCGACCACTGGCACGCGATCCCGACGATCATGGCCTGCCAGGCCGAGAAGGACGTCTACTGCGAGAAGCCGCTGACCCATCGCGTGGCCGAGGGCCGCGCTGTGGCGAACGCCGCCGCCAAGTACAAGCGCGTCACCCAGATGGGGAACCTGATCCACGCCGGCGAGAACTACCATCGCGTCGTCGAGATCGTCCGCTCGGGCGTGCTTGGGAAGATCACCAAGACGCGGGCCTGGATGGCCGCCTCGCGCGAGAACCTGGGCCGCCCCGCCGACGCCTCGCCGCCGGCCGGCTGCGATTACGACTACTGGCTCGGCCCCGCCCCCGAGCGGCCGTTCAACATCAACCGCTTCACCTTCAACTGGCGATGGTACTGGGACTACGGCGGCGGCATCCTCACCGACTTCTGCTGCCACCTGATCGACCTCGTCCACTGGGCGATGGAGGTCGACGCGCCCCGGACGATCTCGGCGACCGGCGGCCGGTTCGCGTCGGACGACTCGGCCGAGACGCCGGATACCCTCGAAGTCGCTTATGAGTACGAGAAGGGCGACGACAAGTTCCTCCTCTCCTGGAGCCAGACCGACGCCAGCGACCACGGCTTCGACGGCAAGCCGCAGGGCGTCATGTTCCAGGGGACCGAGGCCACACTGGTCGCCAACTACAAAGAGCATCAGATCTTCCCGGTGAAGGGGAAGACGATCGCCGAAGCGCCCAGGTCCCTGCCGCGCTCGGTGGGCCACCATCGCGAATGGCTCGACGCCATCCGTTCCCGGGCGACTTGCTCGTGCAATTTCGAGTACGGCCACCGGCTCACGTCCGTCGGAGAGCTGGGGAACATCTCGCTCTGGACCGGCGAGAAGCTGGTGTGGGATGCCGCCGCCGAGCGGATCACGAACCACGTCGAGGCCAACCAGTTCCTCACCAAGGAATATCGCAAGCCGTGGGTCCTGCCCACCGTCTGA
- a CDS encoding TlpA family protein disulfide reductase, with the protein MKPSLASTMRVVVAMFVVMVASPAVVRAEDRPADAILKDLDAIAKPTFDREKAKDRAAVLEYSTALRKFASDRSRLILELFQGHPDHPRLASLMLERWRSPYLMIENKPEDLMKEADHVLAGGADGDLKAGAMYLKVVASMGLHRGDPKAVEPLVEDFLRTAPTDPRGPTLLYAIARTMGDASHKRVIEDRILKDFPTSNSAGSIRGLRKQQEAVGKPFELKFADAVTGSDVSIAGLKGKVVVLDFWATWCGPCVAELPRMKELYAKYHEKGVEFIGVSLDRSEADGGLKALKEFVAKNEISWPQYYQGNYWQSEFSSSWGIHSIPSLFVVDKEGKLASVEARGKLDELIPQLLAKGDAPTH; encoded by the coding sequence ATGAAGCCCAGTCTTGCGAGCACGATGCGGGTCGTCGTCGCCATGTTCGTCGTCATGGTCGCGTCGCCGGCGGTCGTGCGGGCCGAGGATCGACCGGCCGACGCGATCCTGAAGGACCTCGACGCGATCGCCAAGCCGACCTTCGATCGCGAGAAGGCCAAGGACCGCGCCGCGGTGCTGGAGTACAGCACGGCCCTTCGAAAATTCGCTTCGGATCGCTCCAGGCTGATTCTCGAGCTGTTTCAAGGCCATCCCGATCACCCCCGGCTCGCCTCGCTGATGCTGGAGCGCTGGCGCAGCCCCTATCTCATGATCGAGAATAAGCCCGAGGACTTGATGAAGGAGGCCGACCACGTCCTGGCCGGCGGTGCCGACGGAGATTTGAAGGCGGGGGCGATGTACCTCAAGGTCGTCGCGTCGATGGGGCTGCACCGCGGTGATCCGAAGGCCGTCGAGCCGCTCGTCGAGGACTTCCTGAGGACCGCCCCGACGGATCCGCGAGGACCCACGCTCCTTTATGCGATCGCTCGCACGATGGGAGACGCATCGCATAAGCGGGTGATCGAGGATCGAATCCTCAAGGACTTTCCCACCTCGAACTCGGCCGGGTCGATCCGAGGCCTTCGCAAGCAGCAGGAGGCGGTCGGCAAGCCGTTCGAGCTGAAATTCGCCGACGCGGTGACGGGGAGCGACGTGTCGATCGCCGGCCTCAAGGGCAAGGTCGTCGTCCTCGACTTCTGGGCCACCTGGTGCGGCCCCTGCGTCGCGGAGTTGCCGCGCATGAAGGAGCTTTACGCGAAATACCACGAAAAGGGCGTCGAGTTCATCGGCGTCAGCCTCGACCGGTCCGAGGCCGACGGCGGGCTCAAGGCGCTCAAGGAGTTCGTCGCCAAGAACGAGATCTCCTGGCCGCAGTACTATCAGGGCAACTACTGGCAGAGCGAATTCAGCTCGTCATGGGGCATCCACTCGATCCCCTCGCTGTTCGTCGTCGACAAGGAGGGCAAGCTCGCCTCCGTCGAGGCTCGCGGCAAGCTCGACGAGCTGATCCCGCAGCTGCTCGCCAAAGGCGACGCCCCCACGCACTGA
- a CDS encoding Gfo/Idh/MocA family protein, with product MTDPQNGASRRDFLKTGGAVATAAAFAQSAAPLVHAGEDNTIQVALVGCGGRGTGAAENALSTKSGPIKLVAMADVFEDKLNDSYSQLEKIFAESKQVEVPAERKFIGFDGYKKAIDCLKPGDVAIFATPPAFRWVHFSYAIEKGINVFMEKPVTVDGPTSKRMLELGEKAAAKNLKVGVGLMCRHCKARGELFDRIKGGEIGDIITMRAYRQTGPVGSAYVPPKPSDISELMYQIRKFHGFLWASGGCYSDFLIHNIDECCWMKDAWPVKAEASGARTYRGDCIDQNFDTYSVEYTFDDGSKFFLEGRNIDGCKSEFASYAHGSKNSAVISTAAHSPAKCRIYNGQKLGSKKDLVWSFPQPEPSPYQLEWDHLVEAIRTDHPYNEVKRGVEASLVTSMGRMAAHTGEVITFDDMLNCSHEFAPDLEKLTMNGAAPLQTLPNGKYPIPQPGIVRDREFG from the coding sequence ATGACCGACCCTCAGAATGGCGCCTCGCGTCGTGACTTCCTGAAGACCGGCGGCGCGGTCGCGACGGCCGCGGCCTTCGCGCAATCGGCCGCCCCCCTCGTCCACGCGGGCGAGGACAACACGATCCAGGTGGCGCTCGTGGGCTGCGGCGGACGCGGCACCGGCGCGGCCGAGAACGCCCTGTCGACCAAGAGCGGGCCGATCAAGCTCGTGGCGATGGCCGACGTCTTCGAAGACAAGCTGAACGACAGCTACTCGCAGCTCGAGAAGATCTTCGCCGAGTCGAAGCAGGTCGAGGTCCCGGCCGAGCGCAAGTTCATCGGCTTCGACGGCTATAAGAAGGCCATCGACTGCCTCAAGCCCGGCGACGTCGCGATCTTCGCCACCCCGCCGGCCTTCCGCTGGGTGCACTTCTCGTACGCGATCGAGAAGGGCATCAACGTTTTCATGGAGAAGCCGGTCACCGTCGACGGCCCGACCTCCAAGCGTATGCTCGAGCTGGGAGAGAAGGCCGCCGCCAAGAACCTGAAGGTCGGCGTCGGCCTGATGTGCCGCCACTGCAAGGCCCGCGGCGAGCTGTTCGACCGCATCAAGGGAGGGGAGATCGGCGACATCATCACGATGCGCGCCTACCGCCAGACCGGCCCCGTCGGCTCGGCCTACGTGCCGCCCAAGCCGAGCGACATCAGCGAGCTGATGTACCAGATCCGCAAGTTCCACGGCTTCCTGTGGGCGAGCGGCGGCTGTTACAGCGACTTCCTCATCCACAACATCGACGAGTGCTGCTGGATGAAGGACGCCTGGCCGGTGAAGGCCGAGGCGAGCGGCGCCCGCACCTACCGCGGCGACTGCATCGATCAGAACTTCGACACGTACTCGGTCGAGTACACGTTCGACGACGGCAGCAAGTTCTTCCTCGAAGGCCGGAACATCGACGGCTGCAAGTCGGAGTTCGCCAGCTACGCCCACGGCTCGAAGAACTCGGCCGTCATCTCGACCGCCGCGCACTCGCCGGCCAAGTGCCGCATCTACAACGGCCAGAAGCTCGGCTCGAAGAAGGACCTCGTCTGGTCTTTCCCCCAGCCCGAGCCCAGCCCGTACCAGCTCGAGTGGGATCACCTCGTCGAGGCCATCCGCACCGATCACCCCTACAACGAGGTGAAGCGCGGCGTCGAGGCCAGCCTGGTCACCTCGATGGGCCGGATGGCCGCCCACACCGGCGAAGTCATCACCTTCGACGACATGCTCAACTGCAGCCACGAGTTCGCCCCCGACCTCGAGAAGCTGACGATGAACGGGGCCGCCCCGCTCCAGACCCTGCCCAACGGCAAGTACCCGATCCCGCAGCCGGGCATCGTCCGCGACCGCGAGTTCGGTTGA